One Oreochromis niloticus isolate F11D_XX linkage group LG16, O_niloticus_UMD_NMBU, whole genome shotgun sequence genomic window carries:
- the si:dkey-251i10.3 gene encoding U3 small nucleolar RNA-associated protein 14 homolog A, with protein sequence MAKVSKKKASKKKTRSGGAEQSNEGHPDVVYDDEKEEDATDEDITVEDEDEHDERKRQKLLEAIGTLSGKRKKTLGERSEAAVHMSEFTVNAEGEGDKVDLSDLIGSIEKTPGLSGKSKKRLKNLEQSRKTIECPLSKQESERIRRDLAFQKVSKEVSHWKSVIRQNERAEQLVFPLNQEPSGPKPIERVVMGWKAQTPLEQEVFTLLSANKQPINDPILTPTEEASMKAMSLEEAKVRRAELQKARALQSYYEAKARRQKKIKSKKYHKVLNKAKSKDFQKQFDEMVKRDPAAALEELNKMEMARMQERMSLKHQNSSKWARSKAIMAKYDEGARKAIQQQLEVNKDLTQKLVTSLNKEEEETMEEDGNADVVPDFVNDAEQGLDFSNPWMTGKLSQDCVEKETSNAVTIRAEENVAEEEEVEETEEEVLLREFDSRRKRRQAQEADAAVILTEEEEEENKDASDKEEEELSEFTSLFKGIAEGCGEADTAAELEKELKIRCLEDEELLTQDKEAEEEEEATDKGPVVPQHPPATENGQKTGKSRKRRKGIELKQVLTKGAQVLQVPFAPTIEDAEDSEGKLDQRGLIKEAFAGDDIISDFLKEKRKQEDAGKPKVVDLTLPGWGEWGGGGLQPSCRKRKKFRRKMTPPPPRKDQHLPGVIISEKRSSSIRLHQVNALPFPFESPSVFENTIRSALGRTWNTERTVKKVTKPKVVTKLGAIIEPMTREELVKDKNRASAGSSSSVKS encoded by the coding sequence ATGGCTAAAGTTTCGAAAAAGAAAGcgagtaaaaagaaaacacgCTCCGGAGGTGCGGAGCAGAGCAACGAGGGGCATCCAGACGTGGTTTACGACGatgaaaaggaggaggatgCGACTGATGAAGATATTACTGTTGAGGACGAAGACGAGCACGATGAACGAAAACGCCAAAAGCTGCTGGAGGCTATCGGCACTCTCAGTGGTAAGAGGAAGAAAACTCTGGGGGAGAGGTCCGAAGCGGCCGTGCATATGTCCGAATTTACGGTCAACGCAGAGGGCGAGGGCGACAAAGTCGATCTGTCGGACTTGATAGGGTCCATTGAGAAAACCCCTGGACTCTCAGGCAAGAGCAAGAAGCGGCTGAAAAATTTGGAGCAAAGCAGAAAGACCATCGAGTGCCCGCTAAGCAAGCAGGAGAGCGAGAGGATACGGAGAGATCTGGCTTTTCAGAAGGTTTCCAAAGAGGTGAGCCATTGGAAGAGTGTCATCAGACAGAATGAGAGGGCTGAGCAGCTGGTCTTCCCTCTCAATCAGGAGCCTTCAGGCCCCAAGCCCATTGAGAGGGTGGTGATGGGCTGGAAGGCTCAGACTCCGCTTGAGCAAGAAGTCTTCACTCTCCTGTCTGCCAACAAGCAGCCTATTAATGACCCCATTCTTACTCCCACTGAGGAGGCTTCCATGAAAGCGATGAGCCTGGAGGAAGCTAAGGTACGTCGTGCAGAGCTGCAGAAGGCCCGGGCTCTTCAGTCCTACTACGAGGCCAAGGCGAGGAGGCAAAAGAAGATCAAGAGCAAGAAATACCACAAAGTGCTGAACAAGGCCAAATCCAAGGATTTCCAGAAGCAGTTTGATGAGATGGTGAAGAGAGACCCGGCTGCTGCGCTGGAGGAGCTGAATAAGATGGAGATGGCGAGGATGCAGGAGAGGATGTCACTGAAGCACCAGAACAGCAGTAAGTGGGCCAGGTCCAAGGCCATCATGGCAAAATATGATGAAGGTGCCCGCAAAGCTattcagcagcagctggaagTGAACAAAGACCTGACCCAGAAGTTGGTGACCTCACTGAacaaggaagaggaggagacgaTGGAGGAAGATGGTAACGCAGACGTGGTGCCTGACTTTGTGAATGATGCAGAGCAAGGACTGGATTTTTCCAATCCTTGGATGACTGGAAAGCTCTCTCAAGACTGCGTGGAGAAGGAGACAAGTAATGCTGTGACTATTAGAGCTGAGGAAAATGTAgccgaggaagaggaggtggaggagacaGAAGAAGAGGTGCTACTCAGAGAATTTGATAGCAGGAGAAAACGGCGTCAAGCTCAGGAAGCCGACGCAGCTGTAATACTtacggaggaggaggaggaggaaaacaaGGATGCTTccgacaaagaggaagaagagcttTCAGAGTTCACAAGCCTTTTCAAAGGAATAGCAGAGGGCTGTGGAGAGGCCGACACAGCAGCTGAGCTGGAAAAGGAGCTCAAAATCAGGTGTCTAGAGGATGAAGAGCTTCTCACTCAGGAcaaggaggcagaggaggaggaggaagccaCAGATAAAGGACCTGTTGTTCCGCAGCATCCTCCAGCCACAGAAAACGGACAAAAGACGGGaaaaagcaggaagaggaggaaagggATTGAGCTGAAACAAGTTCTCACCAAGGGCGCACAGGTCCTCCAGGTTCCCTTTGCTCCCACCATCGAGGATGCAGAGGACTCGGAGGGAAAGCTGGACCAGAGGGGGCTCATTAAAGAGGCCTTCGCTGGAGATGACATCATCTCTGACTTTctgaaggaaaagaggaagcaagAGGACGCAGGGAAGCCTAAGGTGGTAGACCTGACACTACCTGGGTGGGGTGAGTGGGGAGGGGGAGGACTGCAGCCATCATGCAGAAAACGTAAGAAGTTCAGGAGAAAGAtgaccccacccccacccaggAAAGACCAGCATCTACCAGGTGTCATTATCTCTGAGAAGAGGAGCAGCTCCATCAGGCTCCACCAGGTCAACGCGCTGCCCTTTCCCTTTGAGAGCCCCTCAGTCTTTGAGAACACCATCCGCTCTGCGCTTGGCCGCACCTGGAACACAGAGCGCACTGTCAAAAAGGTCACCAAGCCCAAGGTCGTCACCAAGCTGGGCGCCATCATCGAGCCCATGACTCGGGAGGAGCTAGTGAAGGACAAGAACCGAGCGTCTGCAGGAAGCAGCAGTAGTGTGAAGAGCTGA